The region TATCTCTGTATCGCATCTTCATTCGGTTGAATTCTAAGAACAGGACTTGTTCCCGCTAGATCAACTTCGACGTCGCCTGCCCCAGCCACCTTAGAGACAATTCCTTGAACTTCTTTTGCTAAATTCATATTTGTCTGTAAGTCAGGACCAAATATTTTTACCGAAACATCTGCTCTAGTACCCTCAAGCAGTTCATTGAATCGCATTTGGATAGGCTGTGATGCCAGATAATTTTGACCTGGAAGCTCTTTCTCAAGTCGCGCAACTAGCGCATTCACCAATGTTTCATAGGAATGACGTTTGCCATTGTTAGATTTTGGCCATTCGGACTTATCTTTGAGCATAATATATGTATCGGAGATATTGACGCCCATAGGATCAGTTGCCACCTCACTGGTACCGATACGGGAAAATACATTATCAACTTCCGGAAAACCTTTAACAATTTTATCGGCCTTTTGCTGAAAGGCGATTGACTGATCAAGGCTTAAATTAACCGGGCGGATCATATGAAATGCAAATGAACCCTCACTCAACTGAGGTAAAAATTCTGCCCCGCGAGTTGCAAACAATACTCCTCCGACAATCACTGCAATCACCGCTGTCGCTAAAGTCGCCACCCTGTGCTTAAATGACAACTCAAACAATGGTTTATAGGCTCTGCGTATCCATTCCATGAATTTAGGTTCTTTGTCTTCAGAGTTACCTTTCAAAATCAAAGATGCAAGCGCTGGAGCGGTCGTAAACGACAACACTAGAGCAGATGCGACCGCAATTGCGAACGTCGCAGCCATAGGCCCAAACATCTTACCCTCAACTCCGGTTAAAGCAAAAATTGGAAGGAATACTACTACGACGATCAATTCGCCAAATCCTGCAGCGACACGTACTTCAACAGCAGCCTCATAGACCGCAGCCTGAACCTCATCCCTTGTTAGCTTACGGCCATACTCTTTACTTCTCTCATGAACATACCGAACACAATTATCAATAAGAATGACAGTTCCATCGACGATTATACCAAAATCCAAGGCACCCAAACTCATCAAATTTCCAGATATTCCCAATGGCTTCATGATCAGAAACGTAGCCAAGAGAGATAATGGAATTGTAACCGCTGTAATAATTGCTGCGCGGATATTTCCAATCAGCAAAAACAACACCACGATTACCAGAGTAGCACCCATCATCAAATTGTGCTCAACCGTTCCCAGAGTAGCATTTACCAAATCCGACCTATTATAAACGGTCACCATCTCGATATCGGGGGGAAGATTTTTTTTGATCTCATCTACCTTGTCTTTAACCCTTGTAGCAACAGTTCGGCTGTTCTCCCCAAGAAGCATCATAACCGTGCCCAAAACCGTCTCACGCCCGTTATGAGTTGCAGCGCCTGTTCTTAATTCTTTTCCTAATTTAACCTCTGCAACATCGCCGATGCGAACCATACGGAAAGAATCCAGTTGCTTAACTGGTACTTTTTCAATATCGCTAGCAGTCTTAAATAGCCCCACGCCTTGAACTAAGAATTGTTCCGCGGTTTGCGCAATATAACCACCGCCAACATTTTTATTAACTTTCTCAAGAGATTCCACGATATCTTCAAA is a window of Bdellovibrio sp. SKB1291214 DNA encoding:
- a CDS encoding efflux RND transporter permease subunit — protein: MINKIIHFSVYNRTLVLLFTGILAFAGFYSFQHLPIDAVPDITNNQVQINTTIEGLAPEEIERAITFPVESSMRGIAGVLEVRSITRFGLSQVTVVFKDAVDVYRARQMVTERLQGVLSDLPKGAEARLGPISTGLGEIFQYTLDFKKPAENSEERLKQLMEIKALQDWFVKPRLLTVEGVAEINTTGGYEKQYHVQPNIKKMASYGIHFEDIVESLEKVNKNVGGGYIAQTAEQFLVQGVGLFKTASDIEKVPVKQLDSFRMVRIGDVAEVKLGKELRTGAATHNGRETVLGTVMMLLGENSRTVATRVKDKVDEIKKNLPPDIEMVTVYNRSDLVNATLGTVEHNLMMGATLVIVVLFLLIGNIRAAIITAVTIPLSLLATFLIMKPLGISGNLMSLGALDFGIIVDGTVILIDNCVRYVHERSKEYGRKLTRDEVQAAVYEAAVEVRVAAGFGELIVVVVFLPIFALTGVEGKMFGPMAATFAIAVASALVLSFTTAPALASLILKGNSEDKEPKFMEWIRRAYKPLFELSFKHRVATLATAVIAVIVGGVLFATRGAEFLPQLSEGSFAFHMIRPVNLSLDQSIAFQQKADKIVKGFPEVDNVFSRIGTSEVATDPMGVNISDTYIMLKDKSEWPKSNNGKRHSYETLVNALVARLEKELPGQNYLASQPIQMRFNELLEGTRADVSVKIFGPDLQTNMNLAKEVQGIVSKVAGAGDVEVDLAGTSPVLRIQPNEDAIQRYGANISDVLNTVSIALGGQESGFLYENERKYPIVVRLGDDERSNLNTIRNLPVGLGTNSTTPLSNLATSKFSETFGSINREDSNRRSAVLINLRGRDTESFVNEAKQVVEQKVKLPQGYYLQWGGNFKNLQEARSRLLVLTPIALILVLLMIYAAFRSVGQTMLIFSCIPFALVGGVVGLIANGLPFSISAGVGFIALSGIAVLNGVVLVNYFNQLKNQGKTGKDLVMTGTLIRLRPVLMTALVAIFGFLPMMLSTGIGAEVQRPLASVVIGGIVSSTILTLIVLPTLYSIFEKKFIGRVAH